In Pseudomonas fluorescens, the following are encoded in one genomic region:
- the paaB gene encoding 1,2-phenylacetyl-CoA epoxidase subunit PaaB: MSEWTLFEVFVRSKHGLNHKHVGSVHAADTTMAIENARELYTRRSEGVSLWVVPSALITASSPDEKDPLFDPSDNKVYRHASFYELPAEVGHM; encoded by the coding sequence ATGTCCGAGTGGACCCTCTTCGAAGTTTTCGTGCGCAGCAAGCACGGCCTCAACCACAAGCACGTCGGCAGCGTGCATGCCGCCGACACCACCATGGCCATCGAGAATGCGCGCGAGCTCTACACCCGTCGCAGCGAAGGCGTGAGCCTGTGGGTGGTGCCGTCGGCATTGATCACCGCTTCGTCTCCGGATGAAAAAGACCCGCTGTTCGATCCGTCGGACAACAAGGTCTACCGCCACGCCAGCTTCTACGAGCTGCCGGCCGAAGTCGGGCACATGTGA
- the paaC gene encoding 1,2-phenylacetyl-CoA epoxidase subunit PaaC produces MDNKTDLIEYLLRLGDSALIQGQRLCQWCGKAPALEEELALMNVGLDLVGQARNWLEYAAELLDDGRDADHLAFRRDERAYRNLLLVEQPNGDFAVTMLKQFLYDAWHLPMLQGLSQSSDERIAGIAAKAVKEVTYHLRRSGEWIERMGDGTEESHKRMLAAIPEVWRFTVELIAADDSEQQLCEVGITPDIASVAAQWQAKVEQIFTSATLPAPATPNYFYLNARKGLHTEHLGILLAEMQFLPRAYPDATW; encoded by the coding sequence ATGGACAACAAGACTGATCTGATCGAATACCTGCTGCGTCTCGGCGACAGCGCCCTGATCCAGGGCCAGCGCCTGTGCCAATGGTGCGGCAAGGCCCCGGCGCTGGAAGAAGAACTGGCGCTGATGAACGTCGGCCTCGACCTGGTGGGCCAGGCGCGCAACTGGCTGGAATACGCCGCCGAACTGCTGGACGACGGCCGCGATGCCGATCACCTGGCGTTCCGTCGCGACGAGCGCGCTTATCGCAACCTGCTGCTGGTGGAACAACCCAACGGCGACTTCGCGGTGACCATGCTCAAGCAGTTCCTCTATGACGCCTGGCACCTGCCAATGCTGCAAGGGCTGAGCCAGTCCAGCGACGAACGCATCGCCGGGATCGCCGCCAAGGCGGTGAAGGAAGTGACCTACCACCTGCGCCGCTCCGGCGAGTGGATCGAGCGTATGGGTGACGGCACCGAGGAAAGCCACAAGCGCATGCTCGCGGCCATCCCCGAAGTCTGGCGCTTCACCGTGGAACTGATCGCCGCCGATGACAGCGAACAACAGCTGTGCGAAGTCGGCATCACCCCGGACATCGCCAGCGTAGCCGCCCAATGGCAGGCCAAGGTCGAGCAGATCTTCACCAGTGCCACCCTGCCCGCTCCTGCGACGCCGAACTACTTCTACCTGAATGCCCGCAAGGGTTTGCACACCGAACACCTGGGCATCCTGCTGGCCGAAATGCAGTTCCTGCCACGAGCGTACCCCGATGCAACCTGGTGA